TTGCCGCGGTGCTGGACTGCAGAACGAAAAAGCTGAATTGACGGTCGAAATTCCTGCGGGAGTCGACGATGGCATGCGTGTTCGCTTGCAAGGCGAAGGCGAAGCGAGTCCCGATGGCGGACCTCCGGGTGACTGCTACTGTTTTATTTCCGTGTTGCCTCATGCGTTGTTCAAACGCGATGGGGTTCACCTGATCCTGCAGTTGCCGATCTCGTACACGCAAGCCGCTTTAGGCGCCGAGATCGAAGTTCCCACGCTGGATGGTCCAGAGTCGCTTCGCGTGGATGCAGGCACGCAAAACGGTGACGTCTTTACGCTTCGCGGCAAAGGGATCTTGGATCCTCGTGGCGGCCGTGCCGGTGACCTATTGATCCAAGTGATGATCGAAGTACCGAAAAAACTCTCGAGCGAGCAAGAACGATTGCTTCGCGAACTAGCGGAACTTGAACATGAAACGGTTTTGCCTCATCGCAAATCGTTTTTGGAAAAGCTCCGAACGTTTTTTGACCCCGATGCACAACCTCAAGAAACTTGAGTCGAAATATGAAACAAGAAGAAAACAAATCCCAGGAAGAGATGGACGCAATGGACGCCGTGCACGAAGACGAAGGGTCGCAAGACGAAGCGATGCAGGAGGATAACGCCGGCGTCGAAAGTCGCGATGCCGAAATCGAGCGATTGCGAGCGTCGTCGGAATCGGCCGAAAAACGAGTCCTGCAGGCGCAAGCCGAAGCCGAGAACTTTCGCAAACGAATGCGTCGCGATTTCGAGGACCAATTGCGTTACGCCGCAGTCCCGCTTGTAAACGATTTGCTACAGGTTCGCGACAATTTGCATCGAGCGATCGAAGCATCCGGAAGCACAAGCGAATCCGATGGGTTGCGTGAAGGGGTCGCGATGGTCGCCAAGCAGCTCGACGATACGCTCGCGAAATACCAGATTCGCGAAATCCCTGCTGCAGGTGAATTGTTCGATCCGAACTACCACGAAGCCATCTCGCAGATCCCGAGTGATGAACACCCCGCAGGGACGGTGGCTCATGTTGCCGTCACGGGATTCCAAATGCACGATCGCGTGATTCGCCCTAGCCAAGTCATTGTCAGCACGGGACCTGCGAGTGATACGCCCGCGAACTAAGAATCGCGGAAACGATTTTCGCTCCCTTGCGTTTGAACGTTCCTAACCTGGTCCATCTTTCAAGGCAACTTTCTATGCCAACTTACGATTATGAGTGCGACGCCTGCGGCCACACCATGGAGCTCTTTCAAGGGATCAATGATCCGGTTGAAAAGAAATGTCCTGAGTGCAAAAAGAACAAGCTAAAGCGTTTGTTCGGTGCGGGGGCAGCCATTGTGTTCAAAGGCAGCGGGTTCTACCAAACCGATTACCGCAGCGAAGGATACAAAAAGGCCGCCAAAGCGGATAAATCGTCGACAAGCAGTTCGAGCAAAAGCGAATCGAAAGCTTCGAAAAGCGAGTCCAAGGCGAGCAAGCCCGCGAAGCCCAAGAGCGATTCCTAACGATGCCGCACGTCCATTCGCCGCTACGATTGTCTGCGGACCGCAGCGCATTGTGGGTCATTGATCTGCAAGAAAAACTCGTGCCCGTCGTCCCCTCCGGAGACGCCGTGGTCGAGCAAACGATGCGATTGGTCGAAGCGGCGAAGTTGTTGGACGTGCCGCACGCCGCCACGGTTCAGTACCCCGAGCGGCTCGGCGGTTTGGTTCCTCCACTGGACAAAGTGTTTGCTTCGCCCGAATCCAAACGAGCCTTTAGCGCTACGGTTTGCCGTGACGCACTCGACGCGTGGGCGAAGCAGTCTCGCGATCAAATAGTGATCACGGGGATCGAGACGCACGTGTGCGTGTTGCAAACCGTGTTGGATTTGATCGCCGAAGGGTTCCGTCCGTATGTGGTGGCCGAGGCGGTAGCCGCACGCCATGGTCGCGATCATGAAATCGCGATCGAGCGAATGCAGATGGCCGGTGCGACGATCACCACCGTCGAATCGGTGCTGTTTGAATGGGTCGGAACCTCGCTGCATCCACAGTTCAAGGCGATTAGCCAACTGGTCAAGAAACAACGTTAGTTCGCATCGTGTCGGTGAAACGGATACGATAGGTGAAAACCGTGCGGCGCGTCGGAGACCTTTTCTGTGGATGAAATTCAGCAACCCGCCCCGCGGCGAGTCCATTTTCGCAAGCGGTTCTTTCATCCGTTTCAGCGGCGGACCAAGGTTGGCTCGGTACCAGGCAAACTGCGATCGAGCAAGAACGCGGCACCGACCAATGTGGAGCGGATCTTTTTTGATCAAACCACGGTGCAAGAGGATGAGTCCGTCGAGGCTTCATCGCTTGGCGACGTCACCACCGGGACTCAGTGGATCAATGTGGTCGGGTTGGCGGATCACAAGGCCATCGAAGCGATTGGCGAGTGCTTTGGGATTCACTCGCTGCTGCTCGAAGACATCATTCACACGCACCAGCGACCCAAGGTCGATACGATCAATAACCGCCTTGTGGTCATATTAAGGATGACCGACCAGGAGATTCCACTGTACTTGGAACAGGTCTCGCTGGTGCTCAGCGGTAACACGTTGATCTCATTCCAAGAACGTCCGGGCGATTCGTTTGAACCGGTGCGAAGACGGATTCGACAATCACTCGGGCGGGTTCGCGGTCAACCAGCTGACTATTTGATGTATTGCTTGATCGATGCGCTGTTAGACGCCTATTTCCCGCTGCTCGAACAATACGGGCGGATGTTGGAAAAATTGGAAGATGATGTGACCGATTCTCCAGGACCGCACGAGCAGATGCAGATTCGTGATGCAAAACGCGAACTCGCCTTCTTGCGAAAAACGGCGTATGGTCATCGCGAGACGTTGCAGCGTTTGATCCAGGAATCGGGCGGGAATTTCAGCGAGGACACGCGGTTGTTTCTACGCGATTGTTTGGATCACGCCAACCACTTGTTGGACGTGACCGAATCGTTTCGCGAAGTCGTCACCGATCTGCGAGATCTGTATTTCACCAGTCTCAGCCAACGCACCAACGACGTGATGCGTTTGTTGACGTTGATCTCGACGATCTTCATTCCGATGTCGTTTGTCGCCGGGGTTTACGGGATGAATTTTGACAGCAGTCGGTCACGCTGGAACATGCCCGAAACACGTTGGGAATGGGGCTATCCGATGGCGCTGACGCTTATGGTTGGGATGGCGATGGGGATGTTGTGGGTGTTCTATCGACGCGGATGGTTGCGGCGATAAATCGGTAGCTAACTGCCGGTTGCCACCGCGCGATGCCATCTACAGTCGCCCTAATCGGGTGTTCTTTAGAACGGTGCGGCGCA
The window above is part of the Novipirellula caenicola genome. Proteins encoded here:
- the grpE gene encoding nucleotide exchange factor GrpE, producing the protein MKQEENKSQEEMDAMDAVHEDEGSQDEAMQEDNAGVESRDAEIERLRASSESAEKRVLQAQAEAENFRKRMRRDFEDQLRYAAVPLVNDLLQVRDNLHRAIEASGSTSESDGLREGVAMVAKQLDDTLAKYQIREIPAAGELFDPNYHEAISQIPSDEHPAGTVAHVAVTGFQMHDRVIRPSQVIVSTGPASDTPAN
- a CDS encoding FmdB family zinc ribbon protein gives rise to the protein MPTYDYECDACGHTMELFQGINDPVEKKCPECKKNKLKRLFGAGAAIVFKGSGFYQTDYRSEGYKKAAKADKSSTSSSSKSESKASKSESKASKPAKPKSDS
- a CDS encoding isochorismatase family protein codes for the protein MPHVHSPLRLSADRSALWVIDLQEKLVPVVPSGDAVVEQTMRLVEAAKLLDVPHAATVQYPERLGGLVPPLDKVFASPESKRAFSATVCRDALDAWAKQSRDQIVITGIETHVCVLQTVLDLIAEGFRPYVVAEAVAARHGRDHEIAIERMQMAGATITTVESVLFEWVGTSLHPQFKAISQLVKKQR
- the corA gene encoding magnesium/cobalt transporter CorA; the encoded protein is MDEIQQPAPRRVHFRKRFFHPFQRRTKVGSVPGKLRSSKNAAPTNVERIFFDQTTVQEDESVEASSLGDVTTGTQWINVVGLADHKAIEAIGECFGIHSLLLEDIIHTHQRPKVDTINNRLVVILRMTDQEIPLYLEQVSLVLSGNTLISFQERPGDSFEPVRRRIRQSLGRVRGQPADYLMYCLIDALLDAYFPLLEQYGRMLEKLEDDVTDSPGPHEQMQIRDAKRELAFLRKTAYGHRETLQRLIQESGGNFSEDTRLFLRDCLDHANHLLDVTESFREVVTDLRDLYFTSLSQRTNDVMRLLTLISTIFIPMSFVAGVYGMNFDSSRSRWNMPETRWEWGYPMALTLMVGMAMGMLWVFYRRGWLRR